TAATTTACCGCTTTTTGAAGGATCAATGAGCGTTAAAACTGTAGGCCCGGCCCCGCTGATTACTGTCGCATATGCTTTGTATTCTTTCGCTATAATTTTAACTTGTTCAAATTCAGGGATGAGTTTTTGACGATAAGGTTCATGGAAACTATCCATTTCCATTAATTTACCCGCTAAAATATAATCATGCTGAATAAGCGCGCTTAACATCGTATTGCTGATAGCGCTGTATTGAGTTGCTTCTCCGTGCTTAAAGCTCTCAGGCAGTACTTTTCTAGAATCACTTGTCTTTAATTCATAACTTGGCACAGTAATAACCAAGTTGACATGCGGCGGTTCTATAAATGAAATAAAGGTCTCACTTGTTTGACTGTTGTAAAAACCAGACACCATACCTCCATAAATAACCGGAGCTACATTATCCGGGTGTCCTTCAATTTCAGTAGCCGCTTCAACCATCTCAAATTCTGACAGTTGCAAATGTCCGAAAAAATCAGCCAGATAAATACCTGCTACTAAAGCAGAAGCAGAGGATCCTAGTCCTCTAGCTAACGGTATTTCGCTACGCATCGTAATATTTAAAGGCGGAACTGCCACTTCAAATCTTTGCTCTAAAAATTGTACAACTTGATAAATTAAATGGTTTTCATCAGTCGGCAGATCATGCAAGTTTTCACCTTTATGTTGAAAGTGCCATTGTTGGTCTTCACTGATTTCAGCTTCTACATATAAAAATTTATTGAGTGCTAAACCGATAGAATCAAATCCCACCCCAAGATTTGCAGTTGAAGCAGGTACTTTGAGTTTTAATCGTTCTGACATTACTGCAATACTCCTTTGATGTATTTAACAATGCTTTCTTTATCATTCGGCAAAGATTTAATAGGATTATCTAATAATGAGATGGCTGTATCAGGGTCTTTCAATCCATTACCAGTTAAGACTGCAGTGACTGTAATATCTTTAGGCAATTTACCTGCGCGATGCAGTTTAATCAATCCCGCGATAGAAGCATTACTCGCCGGTTCAGCGAAAACGCCTTCTTTAGAAGCTAATAATTGATAAGCTTCTAAAATTTCTTCATCAGTTACAGAATCTATTAAGCCATTTGATTCTTCCAATGCTGTAACCGCTTTGTCCCAGCTTGCAGGATTTCCAATTCGGATAGCCGTTGCAACTGTTTCAGGGTTTTTCACTACTTTATTTTGTACAATTGGAGATGCCCCTTCAGCTTGGAAACCGAATAATTTCGGTAAACCTGTTTGATGTTTGTCATTAAATTCTTTGAATCCTTTCCAATAAGCAGTAATATTACCTGCATTACCTACAGGAATTGCTAATACATCAGGTGCATGACCACCTAGTTGATCAACGACTTCAAAAGCACCTGTCTTCTGTCCTTCAATACGGTACGGGTTGATAGAATTAACCAGTTCAATATCGCCGCCTTCGTTTGCAACCTCTTTAACAATTTCTAATGCTTCGTCAAAGTTACCATCGATAGAAACAATTTCAGCACCATACATTACAGCTTGAGAAAGCTTTCCTAAAGCAATTTTCCCTTCAGGAATGACTACAATAGCTTTCAAACCTGAACGTGCGGCATATGCTGCTGCGGACGCTGAAGTATTACCTGTAGATGCACAAATAACAACTTTCTTGCCATCTTCCTTAGCTTTAGTTACTGCCATTACCATTCCGCGGTCTTTAAATGAACCTGTAGGGTTGGCACCTTCGAACTTTACAAATAAATTAATGCCTAACATTTCAGATAATGAATCACAATGTATTAACGGAGTTTGGCCTTCGTTTAAAGTTACATTTGGTGTCTTTTCATCAACGGGTAAATAATTTTTGTATTCTTGTACTAAACCTTGCCATCTTTTCATAATTAATTAAACCCCTTCTACTGGATATACTTTTTCAACTGGATATTTTCCTTGTGCCAAAATCTCGCTCACTGGTACATCTGTCCCTTTAACCAAAACTGCTGCAGTGTCAGCATTTCGTTCTACGACATCTAGAGACTTATGAAGTGGCAATTGAGATTTCACTTCTTCTTCAACGCGTTTTGCAGGTGCACCATTCGTTTTTAGAACAACATAATAACTATTTTTTTGTTTTAATTTAGTCGGTTCATCTGCGTCGATAATTTCTTTCGCATCTGCAGTTTTTAATTCAAAATGAGGCGGCAATGTATGCAAGTTAGATTCAAATTGCAATGCTACATTTAATAAATCACTCACAACCGCACTACCTGTTGCTAAACTGCCTGCACCTTTACCGTAAAACATTGTTTCCCCCACAGAGTCTCCGATAACATAAATCGCATTAAATTCATCTTCAACCGAAGCTAATTGGTGCGCTTCATCAATTAAAGTAGGTGCTACAGAAGCATCAATATGCCCATTTTCATATGTACCTTTACCAATTAATTTAATCTTATAACCAAGCGTTCTAGCTGCATTGATATCATCCACTGATACCTCAGAGATACCTGTCCGTTTAACATCATCTAAATTAATCACATCGTTAAATGAGAGATACGTAACGATTACTACTTTTCTGGCAGCATCTACCCCTTCTACATCATCTGTAGGATCTGCTTCTGCAAAACCGAGTCTTTGCGCTTCTGCCAACGCCTCTTCAAAGCTTGCGCCTTCTTGAGTCATTTTCGTTAAAATAAAGTTGGATGTCCCGTTTAAAATCCCCATGAATTTACTGATATTATTCGCATTCAAACCGTTATTAATCGCATTGACGATAGGAATACCGCCTGCTACACTAGCTTCAAATTTTAGTGCTACCCCATTTTCTTGAGCCAAATCTTCCATAGTTCTTAAATGTACTGCAAGCAAATCTTTATTCGCAGTAATAACGTGTTTCCCTTGTTGCAAAGATTGCTTCAACCACTCTACTGTCGGTTCGATACCACCCATTACCTCAACCACAATATCCACATCATCATCGTTAAGGATTTCATTTACATCTTCAGTAAGATGGTATTGACTGATGTTTAATGGTCGCTTCTTCTTAGTATCACGTACAAGAATATGTTTGATTTGAATATCTTTTTGAATTGTATCTTTAATTTGTTGGTGATTTTCTTCAATTATTTTAACTACACCTGAGCCCACTGTCCCAAGACCGAGCAAAGCGATGTTTAACTTCTTCATTCTTCATTCCTCCGTTTGTTCGTTGTAAAAAAACAATTGTACTATTGAAAAATACTTGAATATGGTTTAGTATAAGTTCATTCATCAAAATTGTAAAGTTCAAAAAATTTGGAATATGTTGAAATTTTAGCATTTTTAGCAGAAAAAACAAAGCAGTAAATTATTAAGATTGATAGAAAGGTTGCGTTAATATGAAAGTAGCTAAATTCGGCGGTAGTTCCGTCGCTTCAGCAAGCCAAATTAAAAAGGTGTTAAATATCGTTAATAGCGAAGAAGAGAGAAAAATCATCGTTGTTTCTGCACCTGGTAAAAGGCATAGCGAAGATATAAAAACTACAGATTTACTTCTAAGACTCTATGAGAAAAGTGCAGCAGGTTTAGATTATCAAAATAAAAAAGAGGAAATTATTACTCGCTACGCAGATATTGTAAACGATTTAGGTATGGATCATTCAATATTACAAGAATTCTCTGCTATTTTAGAAGAACGTATTGCTCAGCATCAAAATCATCCGCCACGTTTAAAAGATGCCCTCTTATCATGCGGAGAAGATTTCAACGCTCGTCTTATTGCGCAATACAACAATAGTCAAGGCGTTCCAACTACATATATTTCGCCGCTTGACGCTGGTATTACAGTTACAGACACACCGCAATTTGCCCAAATATTAGAGGAATCATATGATAATATTTATAAATTACGTGATATTAAAGGTAAGATTATCGTTCCTGGTTTCTTCGGTTATTCAAAAAAAGGAAATATTGTAACATTTCCGCGTGGGGGTTCTGATATCACAGGTGCGATTTTAGCTCGAGGCGTGCGCGCAAAATTATATGAAAACTATACTGATGTTTCAGGTATTTATCGCGTCAATCCTAACTTGATAAAGAATGCAGAGATTATGGGTGAAGTAACTTACCGTGAAATGCGTGAACTTTCATATGCCGGCTTCAGCGTCTTCCATGACGAAGCTTTGCAGCCTGTTCAAAAAGAACGCATTCCAGTTGTGATCAAAAATACTAACAGACCACAAGATCCGGGTACTTACATTCGTTACGACAGAGAAATCAAACCCGACCATCTGATTAGCGGCTTAAGTTGTGATAAAGGATTTACTGTAATCAATATCAGTAAATATTTAATGAATAGACAAGTCGGCTTTACTAAAAAAGTACTGCAAGTATTAGAAGATAATAATATCTCTTTCGATCATATGCCTTCTGGTATTGACGGTATCAGTATCATCATGCGTACACATCAAATTGAAGGTAAAGAAAATAAGGTATTGAATGAAATTCGGAAACAATGCGATGTGGATGAATTAAGCATTGAGAGTGATTTAGCTATATTAATGGTAGTAGGATTAGGCATGAGCCAAATGGTCGGTACTGCAAATAAAATTACCGAGGCATTGGCCAAAGCTAATATTAATTTAAAAATGATTAATCAAGGAGCTTCTGAAATTTCAATGATGTTCGGTATCTCTGTATGTGATGCAGATAATGCTGTACGAGCAACTTATGAAGGCTGCTGCTGCAGTAAGGAAAAAGCTGAAACTTACGACTAAAATAATCTGAATTTAGAGAATATTAATTAATTATATATTTCTGTTCTATTAAACAAGAGTGTTGTAGCAATTTTACTTCGTTGCAACGCTCTTGTTTTTAATAATGAACAGACAAAGCATTGTGCAGTTTTTCTTCTCCTACCACTACTTTGAGGATAACGAATTGATAATAACTCAATGCATCAATCACTTCTTTATTACTCTCTTCTGTACCATGCTCACCTGGTTTTAATAATTCATACATCAATACAATTTCAGGTTTGATATAATCTACGCCCCAAGGTAACGAATGAAAATAGATATGTTTCTCTGGTAAACGGATGGAATGATTAAATCTGAACATCCATTCGTCATTATTCACGTCATACACATAGATATTCATAATGTGCTGGTTATCTTTATAAATCTTCAAATGCGTTAATGCTGAAAATTTCATATCTCTCAATTTATCACTTGTATGACCATATGTATCAAAGTAAGCAATGCGATAACCTTCAGGAATATATTTCAACACTTTAGTTAAATTGCGTCGTTTTACACAGATTTCCGTGCGATCCCCAATAATAAATTCATTTTTTAAAAACAACATTTTGGCAGTTTCACCGAAAAATTTTATTTCATGATTCGCATGTTTAACTAGTCTATCAACCAGATAATTTAAATCTTCATTTTGAGATTTTATCATTTCTGCACCTCCTTCGGTAAGCGCTTACAAATTATAGTATAACGCATTTACTAATAATTTCATATATATTTTATCCGCCTCAGCCAAACTTGTCTATATTAAACGAGTTGACCAATTAATGACAATTTCTGACTATGGTCATCATTGCAAAGTGCAGGATAATTAATGAGATACGAAGCTTTAGAGCGAGTGATTAAGCATCTCTGAATTTGAGCAATATCTTCGTGAATTTGATATAAGTTAGCATCATCATCCAAATAGTTCGCTTCACAAAAATAATAATCTATTTGCAACTGCTCGAATTTTTTGATGACTTCCGCACCTGTGATCGTATGTAATCC
Above is a genomic segment from Staphylococcus piscifermentans containing:
- a CDS encoding sugar phosphate isomerase family → MSSNIKRHNHLYNIYNTIQPDSIIALDNHPASYFIINLLNDKQVNVSVVTYSTDILKYLCKNTNFNIVFTSGKIDSGLHTITGAEVIKKFEQLQIDYYFCEANYLDDDANLYQIHEDIAQIQRCLITRSKASYLINYPALCNDDHSQKLSLIGQLV
- the thrB gene encoding homoserine kinase, producing MSERLKLKVPASTANLGVGFDSIGLALNKFLYVEAEISEDQQWHFQHKGENLHDLPTDENHLIYQVVQFLEQRFEVAVPPLNITMRSEIPLARGLGSSASALVAGIYLADFFGHLQLSEFEMVEAATEIEGHPDNVAPVIYGGMVSGFYNSQTSETFISFIEPPHVNLVITVPSYELKTSDSRKVLPESFKHGEATQYSAISNTMLSALIQHDYILAGKLMEMDSFHEPYRQKLIPEFEQVKIIAKEYKAYATVISGAGPTVLTLIDPSKSGKLVRRLNKELESCNSEIITINKSGIIAEKVYE
- a CDS encoding homoserine dehydrogenase, encoding MKKLNIALLGLGTVGSGVVKIIEENHQQIKDTIQKDIQIKHILVRDTKKKRPLNISQYHLTEDVNEILNDDDVDIVVEVMGGIEPTVEWLKQSLQQGKHVITANKDLLAVHLRTMEDLAQENGVALKFEASVAGGIPIVNAINNGLNANNISKFMGILNGTSNFILTKMTQEGASFEEALAEAQRLGFAEADPTDDVEGVDAARKVVIVTYLSFNDVINLDDVKRTGISEVSVDDINAARTLGYKIKLIGKGTYENGHIDASVAPTLIDEAHQLASVEDEFNAIYVIGDSVGETMFYGKGAGSLATGSAVVSDLLNVALQFESNLHTLPPHFELKTADAKEIIDADEPTKLKQKNSYYVVLKTNGAPAKRVEEEVKSQLPLHKSLDVVERNADTAAVLVKGTDVPVSEILAQGKYPVEKVYPVEGV
- the thrC gene encoding threonine synthase — its product is MKRWQGLVQEYKNYLPVDEKTPNVTLNEGQTPLIHCDSLSEMLGINLFVKFEGANPTGSFKDRGMVMAVTKAKEDGKKVVICASTGNTSASAAAYAARSGLKAIVVIPEGKIALGKLSQAVMYGAEIVSIDGNFDEALEIVKEVANEGGDIELVNSINPYRIEGQKTGAFEVVDQLGGHAPDVLAIPVGNAGNITAYWKGFKEFNDKHQTGLPKLFGFQAEGASPIVQNKVVKNPETVATAIRIGNPASWDKAVTALEESNGLIDSVTDEEILEAYQLLASKEGVFAEPASNASIAGLIKLHRAGKLPKDITVTAVLTGNGLKDPDTAISLLDNPIKSLPNDKESIVKYIKGVLQ
- a CDS encoding aspartate kinase — encoded protein: MKVAKFGGSSVASASQIKKVLNIVNSEEERKIIVVSAPGKRHSEDIKTTDLLLRLYEKSAAGLDYQNKKEEIITRYADIVNDLGMDHSILQEFSAILEERIAQHQNHPPRLKDALLSCGEDFNARLIAQYNNSQGVPTTYISPLDAGITVTDTPQFAQILEESYDNIYKLRDIKGKIIVPGFFGYSKKGNIVTFPRGGSDITGAILARGVRAKLYENYTDVSGIYRVNPNLIKNAEIMGEVTYREMRELSYAGFSVFHDEALQPVQKERIPVVIKNTNRPQDPGTYIRYDREIKPDHLISGLSCDKGFTVINISKYLMNRQVGFTKKVLQVLEDNNISFDHMPSGIDGISIIMRTHQIEGKENKVLNEIRKQCDVDELSIESDLAILMVVGLGMSQMVGTANKITEALAKANINLKMINQGASEISMMFGISVCDADNAVRATYEGCCCSKEKAETYD